The Tardiphaga alba genome includes a window with the following:
- a CDS encoding MFS transporter produces the protein MSVADLQAPTSGAIMERKRLFVVLGGLYLAQAIPSYLFAAALPPIMREAGVSRSEIGYLSLWFLPLLLKFFWAPVVDRIRPFARSHRAGWVIVTQTGVILSLLCLIPLGATNVWGIITVGLVGSFLISTQDIATDGYATKYLAPEDRPIGNAIQGGSVAFGVVIGGTLGLVLYAHIGWTGMLLTIAGFSLIPLFAAFAMRESEPEAIDPAKPRPSIMAFLRRREVRNILWIALIYRMSEGLVKAMEGSYLVDAGVPLAHIGYLSGGAATTAGLAGAAGAAWLLHRFGSGWTLGLLGLLRTICFALFTAHALGVITGFLPIFGAAGFQTLIRYMEIVALYSLFMSAASNEQPGTDFTILACAQLIIYFIGSMLSGRIADWLGYGALFSLATVLSLIAAVATMRILAAQASVSSTPPDPS, from the coding sequence ATGAGCGTCGCCGACCTTCAGGCACCGACATCCGGCGCGATCATGGAACGCAAGCGCCTGTTCGTGGTGCTCGGCGGGCTGTATCTCGCGCAGGCGATCCCGTCCTATCTGTTCGCTGCGGCGCTGCCGCCGATCATGCGCGAGGCCGGCGTGTCGCGCAGCGAGATCGGCTATCTCAGTCTCTGGTTCCTGCCGCTGCTGCTCAAGTTTTTCTGGGCGCCGGTGGTCGATCGCATCCGTCCGTTTGCACGCTCGCATCGCGCCGGCTGGGTGATTGTCACGCAGACAGGCGTCATCCTCAGCCTGCTGTGCCTGATCCCGCTTGGCGCCACCAATGTGTGGGGCATCATCACGGTCGGTCTGGTCGGCTCGTTCCTGATCTCGACCCAGGACATCGCGACCGACGGCTACGCGACCAAATATCTGGCGCCGGAAGATCGCCCGATCGGCAACGCGATCCAGGGCGGCTCGGTTGCTTTCGGTGTCGTCATCGGCGGCACGCTCGGGCTGGTGCTTTATGCGCATATCGGCTGGACCGGCATGCTGCTGACCATCGCCGGCTTCTCGCTGATTCCGCTGTTCGCTGCCTTCGCCATGCGCGAGAGCGAGCCGGAGGCCATCGATCCCGCGAAGCCGCGTCCGTCGATCATGGCGTTCCTGCGCCGTCGCGAGGTCCGCAACATTCTCTGGATCGCGCTGATCTACCGGATGAGCGAAGGCCTCGTGAAGGCCATGGAGGGCAGCTATCTCGTCGATGCCGGCGTGCCGCTGGCGCATATCGGCTATCTCTCCGGCGGTGCTGCGACGACGGCGGGACTCGCGGGCGCGGCAGGCGCCGCGTGGCTGCTGCATCGTTTCGGCAGCGGCTGGACGCTGGGCTTGCTGGGCCTGCTGCGCACGATCTGCTTCGCGCTGTTCACCGCGCATGCGCTTGGCGTCATCACCGGTTTCCTGCCGATTTTTGGCGCTGCAGGCTTCCAGACGCTGATCCGCTACATGGAGATCGTTGCGCTTTACAGCCTGTTCATGTCGGCCGCATCGAATGAGCAGCCGGGCACCGACTTTACCATTCTCGCCTGTGCCCAGCTCATCATCTATTTCATCGGCTCGATGCTGTCCGGCCGTATTGCCGATTGGCTCGGCTATGGCGCGCTGTTCAGCCTCGCCACGGTGTTGTCGCTGATCGCCGCTGTGGCAACGATGCGCATATTGGCCGCGCAGGCCTCGGTCAGTTCGACACCGCCAGATCCTTCGTGA
- a CDS encoding TonB-dependent receptor, protein MRYSKYLLIPALGLVSSQASAQQRAPVTLDEVTVTAARAERAISDIPQTVQVVPQKEIEEQLKQSGSASALLAKLLPGFSVSNQTISGASESYRGRDLLVLMDGVPLSTPLRDVSRILALIDLNSVERIELVAGASSLYGAGATGGTVNFITKKAQEGGPRVSVNTALRAFTANPGSSLAPELSATVSGKGANGIDYLFVGSGRGAQKTYDGAGRELPSDGMLGQGGGDRFVSGNFLGKIGYDFDGGKRIEASIAQFYLDQTPKYLTDYAGPYARPDFTKPYTGQSVLEDTRTIQLRYSDSNFILGNLSIVGFYNDIKKRFNYSEFSYPYNSQVYYSGNPLSPTSPANQTTLFSERGGMNLSIDTPLDKIWNGAKVTWGTDVIHDKTWQTLTDGRDVFTPLSQVTTAGFALVQVPITDRLTARGGIRYEHFDLKVDNFVRPAAYAAQPVGGVVTPFVLPPLNVIGGQYEYASPTYNLGATFKLNPSIDLFGGFSQGYALPDVGAYTRRAGIAVAYACPVAFPNCLPPARQTISYTSIAPEPQIVNNYELGIRGGDGPYKGSITGFVSTSEKGVTFDPVTNLISQQKEIIYGIEYIGEMAITSNFTLGTTIGYKEGRYDSSTVKDGIIDSWLPNNRIGSPVRGLIFGDYRFDNGIKLRVEGEGWSSRNRAISLANTIYPIEGGFTMNAALSGPVYGGEAYAAVNNLFDVNVQNPTATSVRNLPVYSWGRTVTVGYRKTF, encoded by the coding sequence ATGCGTTACAGCAAATACCTTCTGATCCCGGCTCTTGGCCTCGTCTCGTCCCAGGCATCCGCCCAGCAACGCGCGCCGGTCACCCTCGATGAAGTGACCGTGACCGCAGCGCGCGCCGAACGCGCGATCTCGGACATCCCGCAGACGGTGCAAGTGGTGCCGCAGAAGGAGATCGAGGAACAGCTCAAGCAGAGCGGCAGCGCCTCGGCCTTGCTGGCGAAGCTGCTGCCCGGCTTCTCGGTATCGAACCAGACCATCTCCGGGGCCTCCGAAAGCTATCGCGGCCGCGATCTGCTGGTGCTGATGGACGGCGTGCCGCTGTCGACGCCGCTGCGCGACGTCTCGCGCATCCTGGCACTGATCGATCTGAATTCGGTCGAGCGGATCGAGCTCGTGGCGGGTGCCTCCAGCCTGTATGGCGCGGGCGCGACGGGCGGCACCGTCAACTTCATCACCAAGAAGGCGCAGGAAGGTGGCCCGCGCGTCAGCGTGAACACGGCGCTGCGTGCCTTTACGGCCAATCCCGGAAGCTCGCTGGCGCCGGAACTGTCGGCCACGGTCAGCGGCAAGGGTGCCAACGGTATCGATTACCTGTTCGTCGGCAGCGGTCGCGGTGCGCAGAAGACCTATGACGGCGCCGGCCGCGAGTTGCCGTCGGATGGCATGCTGGGGCAGGGCGGCGGCGATCGCTTCGTCAGCGGCAACTTCCTGGGCAAGATCGGCTACGACTTCGACGGCGGCAAGCGCATCGAGGCATCGATCGCGCAGTTCTATCTGGACCAGACGCCGAAATACCTGACCGACTATGCCGGTCCCTATGCACGCCCGGATTTCACCAAGCCCTATACCGGGCAGAGCGTGCTGGAAGACACCCGCACGATCCAGCTGCGCTACAGCGACAGCAACTTCATTCTCGGCAATCTCAGCATTGTCGGCTTCTACAACGACATCAAGAAGCGCTTCAATTACTCCGAATTCTCGTATCCCTATAACTCGCAGGTCTACTATTCCGGCAATCCGCTGAGCCCGACCAGCCCGGCCAATCAGACCACGCTGTTCTCCGAGCGCGGCGGCATGAATCTGTCGATCGACACGCCGCTCGACAAGATCTGGAACGGCGCCAAGGTGACCTGGGGCACCGACGTCATCCATGACAAGACCTGGCAGACGCTGACCGATGGCCGCGATGTGTTTACGCCGCTGTCGCAGGTCACGACGGCAGGCTTCGCCCTGGTTCAGGTTCCCATCACGGATCGCCTGACGGCACGCGGCGGCATTCGCTATGAACATTTCGATCTGAAGGTCGACAACTTCGTGCGGCCTGCTGCCTATGCGGCGCAGCCTGTCGGTGGCGTCGTCACGCCGTTCGTTCTGCCGCCTCTCAACGTGATCGGCGGACAGTATGAATATGCATCCCCGACCTACAATCTCGGCGCAACGTTCAAGCTGAATCCGAGCATCGATCTGTTCGGCGGCTTCTCGCAGGGCTACGCGCTGCCGGATGTCGGCGCCTATACGCGGCGTGCAGGTATCGCTGTGGCTTATGCGTGTCCGGTCGCGTTTCCGAACTGCCTGCCGCCGGCGCGGCAGACCATCAGCTACACGTCGATCGCGCCGGAGCCGCAGATCGTCAACAATTACGAACTCGGCATTCGCGGCGGTGACGGCCCCTATAAGGGCAGCATCACCGGCTTCGTTTCGACGTCGGAGAAGGGCGTGACGTTCGATCCCGTCACCAACCTGATCTCGCAGCAGAAGGAAATCATCTACGGCATCGAATATATCGGCGAGATGGCGATCACCTCGAATTTCACGCTCGGCACCACGATCGGCTACAAGGAAGGCCGTTACGACAGCAGCACTGTCAAGGATGGCATCATCGACAGCTGGCTGCCCAATAATCGCATCGGCAGCCCCGTGCGCGGCCTGATCTTCGGCGATTACCGGTTCGACAATGGCATCAAGCTGCGTGTCGAGGGCGAGGGCTGGTCGAGCCGCAATCGCGCGATCAGTCTGGCCAACACGATCTATCCAATCGAAGGCGGCTTCACGATGAATGCCGCACTGAGCGGCCCGGTCTATGGCGGCGAGGCTTATGCGGCGGTCAACAACCTGTTCGACGTCAATGTGCAGAACCCGACTGCGACCTCGGTGCGCAACCTGCCGGTCTATTCATGGGGCCGCACCGTCACCGTCGGCTATCGCAAGACGTTCTAA
- a CDS encoding helix-turn-helix transcriptional regulator, producing MAKQHQLRSASCIEAAPDCPLVPLWLVADDIDDHLRQPLEARLPWKSVQRDSLGSFRSAPFHSKAILQMQPHLGLMSCFDPAPRWDIRDSGETDASARQDVLVVRPSDGLVTIEQDGQRQTCMQREAIVLDANRAATFLMNDVSRIDCLLLTRDGRTGMRHIPHDNGGLIALGHYAAAVMRGLLPMNSAALAGLAIDYMSGLVATMIAEAEAPARLTTQRHDRPTISLLSLKADIEASLSQPSLSLEQLATTHGVTTRYFQKLFEAEGRTFSDYLLERRLERAFHMLRDGNRTERAVSAIAFDVGFGDLSYFNRTFKKRFGATPREIRARFDVVRFAALAPGNS from the coding sequence GTGGCAAAGCAGCATCAGTTGCGTTCGGCCTCCTGCATCGAGGCCGCGCCGGACTGTCCGTTGGTACCGCTCTGGCTTGTCGCCGACGATATCGATGACCATCTGCGCCAGCCGCTCGAAGCCCGATTGCCATGGAAGTCCGTGCAGCGCGATTCACTCGGGTCGTTTCGTTCAGCGCCGTTCCATTCAAAAGCGATCCTGCAAATGCAGCCGCATCTCGGCCTGATGTCATGCTTCGATCCGGCACCGCGCTGGGACATCCGCGACAGCGGCGAGACCGATGCAAGTGCCCGCCAGGATGTTCTGGTCGTTCGTCCGTCGGATGGACTGGTGACGATCGAGCAGGACGGCCAGCGCCAGACATGCATGCAGCGGGAGGCGATCGTCCTTGACGCCAACCGCGCTGCGACCTTCCTGATGAACGATGTCAGCCGGATCGACTGCCTGCTGCTGACGCGCGACGGGCGCACCGGCATGCGGCATATCCCGCACGACAATGGCGGCCTCATCGCGCTCGGCCATTACGCGGCTGCCGTGATGCGCGGACTGCTGCCGATGAATTCTGCGGCGCTTGCCGGTCTTGCCATTGACTATATGAGCGGCCTTGTCGCCACCATGATCGCCGAGGCCGAAGCACCAGCCAGGCTGACCACACAACGGCACGATCGGCCGACCATCTCGCTGCTGTCGCTGAAAGCCGATATCGAGGCCAGCCTGAGCCAGCCCAGCCTGTCGCTGGAACAGCTCGCCACCACCCATGGCGTGACGACGCGTTACTTCCAGAAGCTGTTCGAAGCCGAGGGCCGGACATTTTCGGATTATCTGCTGGAGCGGCGGCTGGAACGCGCCTTCCACATGCTGCGCGATGGCAACCGCACCGAACGTGCGGTGAGCGCCATCGCGTTCGATGTTGGCTTCGGCGATCTCTCTTATTTCAACCGCACCTTCAAGAAGCGCTTCGGCGCGACACCGCGCGAGATTCGCGCGCGGTTCGATGTCGTTCGCTTCGCGGCGCTCGCACCTGGCAACAGCTAA
- a CDS encoding efflux RND transporter periplasmic adaptor subunit — protein sequence MKTIASLIHRFAVTALAVVAALAVGHYLWAYYMDAPWTRDGRVRADVVTVAPDVSGFATEILVKDNQVVHRGDVLMRIDRARFALALQQADAVVAGRKATLEQADLDLKRYNDLTTAAVSQQKKEQVVATQQLAQASYDQALADRGLAQLNLDRSEIRAPVSGRISNMDLRPGTYVTAGKGVVALVDTSSLRVDGYFEETKLARIHPGDPVRIHLMGDSEELTGRVESIAAGIEDRDRAQGSNLLANVTPTFSWVRLAQRVPVRITLDAIPDGGTLVAGRTATVEILPRKDTTVAKAK from the coding sequence ATGAAGACCATTGCTTCTCTCATTCACCGTTTCGCCGTCACCGCGCTGGCCGTCGTCGCTGCGCTCGCCGTCGGGCACTATCTCTGGGCCTATTACATGGATGCGCCCTGGACGCGTGATGGGCGCGTCCGCGCCGATGTCGTCACCGTCGCTCCGGATGTCTCCGGCTTCGCAACCGAGATTCTCGTCAAGGACAATCAGGTCGTGCATCGCGGTGACGTGCTGATGCGCATCGATCGTGCCCGTTTCGCGCTCGCCCTGCAGCAGGCCGATGCTGTCGTGGCTGGCCGCAAGGCGACACTGGAGCAGGCCGATCTCGACCTGAAGCGCTATAACGACCTGACGACGGCAGCGGTCTCGCAGCAGAAGAAGGAGCAGGTGGTCGCGACGCAGCAGCTTGCGCAGGCGTCCTATGATCAGGCGCTTGCCGATCGTGGTCTGGCGCAGCTCAATCTCGATCGCAGCGAAATCCGCGCGCCGGTGTCAGGCCGAATTTCCAACATGGACCTGCGGCCGGGCACTTATGTCACCGCCGGCAAGGGCGTGGTCGCGCTGGTGGATACGTCGAGCCTGCGCGTGGATGGCTATTTCGAGGAAACGAAACTGGCGCGCATCCATCCCGGCGATCCCGTCCGCATTCATCTGATGGGCGACAGCGAAGAACTTACGGGCCGCGTCGAAAGCATTGCCGCCGGCATCGAGGACCGTGACCGCGCGCAGGGCAGCAACCTGCTGGCCAATGTCACGCCGACCTTCAGCTGGGTGCGCCTGGCGCAGCGTGTCCCGGTGCGGATCACGCTGGACGCGATCCCGGATGGTGGCACATTGGTGGCCGGCCGGACCGCGACGGTGGAAATCCTGCCGCGCAAAGATACGACGGTCGCGAAGGCAAAATAA
- a CDS encoding DUF1656 domain-containing protein, producing the protein MKYQIDLFGVLLPSLMLWLVITYAIGALLRPLLERAGVYRFVWHRALFDLALYVCLLGGVVYVSSGLLS; encoded by the coding sequence ATGAAATATCAGATCGATCTTTTCGGCGTGTTGCTGCCCTCGCTGATGCTCTGGCTCGTCATCACCTACGCCATTGGCGCGCTGCTGCGCCCGCTGCTCGAACGCGCTGGCGTCTATCGCTTTGTCTGGCATCGCGCCCTGTTTGACCTTGCCCTTTACGTCTGCCTGCTCGGCGGCGTTGTTTATGTCTCGTCTGGATTGTTGTCATGA
- a CDS encoding FUSC family protein, with product MSTAADRLPFLERHADIIFSVKTFIAAMMALMIGFAADLPRPYWALATVYITSQPLAGATRSKALYRVIGTLIGAAASIALVPNLVNSPELLSLAIAAWVGICLYVSLLDRTPRSYMFMLAGYTCALIAFPSVSEPAAIFDTAIARSQEIIVGILCATVVSTVLLPRSVGPAVSARVDSWLAGARKLSQDVLAGRSKDAAARDLRLKLAADAVDLDGLADHLAFDRASSRETLHWMRALRVRMLTFLPTLSSLEDRIDALGTDARTAHPQLTALIDDVAKWIGDNDLEREPADGLRERIAAQRPDLTASSPWGDIIIASLLMRLRELVDISADCRILNQAIAQGERPVGAKLIFQPEGGVAPARYRDPGMALWSSAGAFITILVCCAFWILTGWTDGATAPMMAAIGCSFFANMDDPSVGLRDFVKWTLVAMVIIATYLFAILPAISNVEVLVFALAPSFLIFGYLIARPATFFIGMMLAANTATMMALQETYSADFASFANSSIAFFVGMELSAISIRLIRSVGSEWSVRRLMRRGWIAIAKAAEGRGNRDRAAFAGVMLNRIGVLAPRLLALKGSDLRKIDNLRELRVGLNIVDLRRARHHLSMRTLTAIDAMLDELAASFRKHDGTAMPQALLCRVDHAMAAAIDDRGAGRTDALIGLVGIRRGLFPDAPDYQPETPAHVGSVAA from the coding sequence ATGAGCACCGCAGCCGACCGGCTGCCGTTTCTCGAACGTCACGCCGACATCATCTTTTCCGTCAAGACTTTCATCGCCGCCATGATGGCGCTGATGATCGGCTTTGCCGCGGACCTGCCGCGACCCTATTGGGCGCTGGCGACCGTTTACATCACCTCGCAGCCGCTCGCTGGCGCCACGCGTTCCAAGGCGCTGTATCGCGTCATCGGCACGCTGATCGGCGCCGCGGCCAGCATCGCGCTGGTGCCGAACCTCGTGAACTCGCCGGAACTGCTCAGCCTCGCCATCGCGGCGTGGGTCGGCATCTGCCTCTATGTCTCGCTGCTCGATCGCACACCGCGCAGCTACATGTTCATGCTCGCCGGTTACACCTGCGCGTTGATCGCCTTTCCGTCGGTGTCCGAACCCGCGGCCATCTTCGATACGGCGATCGCGCGCAGCCAGGAGATCATCGTCGGCATCCTCTGCGCCACCGTCGTCTCCACGGTGCTGCTGCCGCGCAGCGTCGGCCCTGCGGTGTCGGCGCGGGTCGATAGCTGGCTCGCAGGTGCGCGCAAGCTGAGCCAGGACGTCCTTGCCGGGCGCAGCAAAGATGCTGCCGCGCGCGATCTCAGGCTCAAGCTCGCGGCGGATGCCGTCGATCTCGATGGCCTTGCCGATCATCTCGCTTTCGATCGTGCCTCCAGCCGTGAGACCCTGCATTGGATGCGCGCCTTGCGGGTCCGCATGCTCACCTTCCTGCCGACGCTGTCGTCGCTCGAGGATCGCATCGATGCGCTCGGAACGGATGCGCGGACCGCGCATCCGCAACTGACCGCGCTGATCGATGATGTCGCAAAATGGATCGGTGACAACGATCTCGAACGCGAGCCGGCGGACGGACTGCGCGAACGCATCGCTGCGCAACGCCCGGATCTGACGGCGTCATCGCCATGGGGCGACATCATCATTGCCAGCCTGCTGATGCGGTTGCGTGAACTCGTCGATATTTCCGCTGACTGCCGCATTCTCAATCAAGCTATTGCGCAAGGTGAACGTCCCGTCGGTGCGAAGCTGATTTTCCAGCCCGAAGGCGGCGTAGCGCCGGCGCGCTATCGCGATCCCGGCATGGCGCTGTGGTCGTCTGCAGGCGCCTTCATCACCATCCTGGTTTGCTGTGCGTTCTGGATATTGACCGGATGGACCGACGGCGCGACGGCACCGATGATGGCGGCGATCGGCTGTTCGTTCTTCGCCAATATGGATGACCCTTCGGTCGGCTTGCGTGACTTCGTCAAATGGACGCTGGTCGCCATGGTCATCATCGCGACCTATCTGTTCGCGATCCTGCCGGCCATCAGCAATGTCGAAGTGCTGGTCTTTGCGCTTGCGCCGTCATTCCTGATCTTCGGCTATCTGATCGCGCGGCCCGCGACATTCTTCATCGGCATGATGCTGGCAGCGAATACCGCGACCATGATGGCCTTGCAGGAAACCTATAGCGCGGATTTTGCGTCTTTCGCGAATTCCAGCATCGCCTTCTTCGTGGGAATGGAACTATCGGCGATCTCAATCCGCCTGATCCGGTCGGTCGGTTCGGAATGGAGCGTGCGTCGCTTGATGCGGCGCGGCTGGATTGCGATTGCGAAAGCTGCTGAAGGCCGCGGCAATCGTGACCGCGCCGCGTTTGCCGGTGTGATGCTCAACCGTATCGGCGTGCTGGCGCCGCGCCTGCTCGCGCTGAAGGGCTCCGATCTGCGCAAGATCGATAATCTGCGCGAACTGCGCGTTGGCCTGAACATCGTCGATCTCAGGCGTGCCCGGCATCATCTCTCCATGCGCACGCTCACTGCCATCGATGCGATGCTCGACGAACTTGCGGCGAGTTTCCGCAAACATGATGGCACGGCGATGCCGCAGGCACTGCTCTGTCGCGTCGATCACGCGATGGCGGCAGCCATCGATGACCGCGGCGCGGGCCGCACCGATGCGCTGATCGGTCTGGTCGGCATCCGCCGCGGCCTGTTCCCGGATGCGCCGGATTATCAACCTGAAACACCAGCCCATGTCGGGAGTGTTGCCGCATGA
- a CDS encoding MarR family winged helix-turn-helix transcriptional regulator produces MQAELGLLVARLARVWRRKADQTLSAHGLSEATAHPLLILSRGGRENVRQGVLAEEMGIEGPSVVRLIDLLAAEGLVERREDPTDRRAKVLHLTVLGAAKADEIKRVMRRTRAELMKDISTDELAIAFDVLSRIEQSAHRLYAAALEADAAS; encoded by the coding sequence GTGCAGGCCGAGCTTGGCCTGCTGGTCGCGCGTTTGGCCAGGGTCTGGCGCCGCAAGGCGGATCAGACCTTGTCGGCGCATGGACTGTCCGAAGCCACCGCGCATCCGCTGCTGATCCTGTCACGCGGCGGCCGCGAGAATGTGCGTCAGGGTGTGCTGGCGGAGGAGATGGGGATCGAAGGCCCGTCGGTCGTTCGTCTTATCGATCTGCTCGCCGCCGAAGGCCTGGTGGAGCGTCGCGAAGATCCGACCGATCGCCGCGCCAAGGTGCTGCATCTCACCGTGCTTGGCGCAGCCAAGGCTGACGAGATCAAGCGCGTCATGCGGCGAACGCGCGCCGAGCTGATGAAGGATATTTCGACCGACGAGCTGGCCATTGCCTTCGATGTGCTCAGCCGCATCGAGCAATCCGCCCATCGCCTTTACGCAGCAGCTCTGGAAGCGGACGCAGCGTCATGA
- a CDS encoding 6,7-dimethyl-8-ribityllumazine synthase — protein MNQPVTNFKTSSRLELPSSGGRIAFIQACWHKDIVDQCRIGFVAELARRGVGDDHVDFFEVPGAFEIPLQAKLLARTGRYAAIVATALVVDGGIYRHEFVCDAVINGLMRVQLDTDVPVLSAVLTPQHFHEHAEHLRFFREHFVVKGTEAASACAATIANVAVARKLAA, from the coding sequence ATGAATCAGCCTGTGACAAACTTCAAAACCTCTTCACGTCTCGAACTCCCATCATCGGGTGGCCGCATCGCCTTCATTCAGGCGTGCTGGCACAAGGACATTGTCGATCAGTGCCGGATCGGCTTCGTCGCCGAACTCGCCCGACGCGGTGTCGGCGATGACCACGTCGATTTTTTCGAAGTGCCCGGCGCCTTCGAAATTCCGCTGCAGGCAAAACTGCTGGCACGCACCGGACGTTATGCGGCCATCGTCGCGACGGCACTGGTCGTCGATGGTGGCATCTATCGTCACGAATTCGTCTGCGACGCCGTCATCAACGGCCTGATGCGGGTGCAACTCGACACGGACGTGCCGGTGCTCTCGGCAGTCCTGACGCCGCAGCACTTCCACGAACATGCCGAGCATCTTCGCTTTTTCCGCGAGCATTTCGTGGTGAAGGGTACGGAGGCCGCGAGTGCCTGCGCTGCGACGATCGCCAATGTTGCAGTGGCCCGAAAACTGGCGGCCTGA
- a CDS encoding MFS transporter: MAAIDSTSRSGPGWRTPLVIIICGSLIGMLTFGPRSTVGFFMQPFSQEFGWGRDVFALAFAVQNLLWGIGQPFAGAVADKFGSVRVIAVGAFLYALGLIVMRYSSTPFELNIGAGLLIGFGLSGCSFNLVLAAFGKLLPPEWRGIALGAGTAAGSFGQFIFAPFTVAMIDNTGWQATLTTFGILMLFVIPLALVLATPKAESNAASPVQEQSFKAALTEAFGHRSYVLLVIGFFTCGFQLAFITMHLPAYLIDRGLPAAVGGWVIAIIGLFNIIGSLTVGYVQGKLPKRYILSFIYFTRALATVAFIMLPLTTTSALVFGAISGLAWLSTVPPTSSLVSLMFGTRWLATLYGFAFFSHQVGGFLGAWLGGIVFDKFGSYTPIWWLSVLFGVLSALINLPIVERPVDRTVAQPA; this comes from the coding sequence ATGGCGGCTATCGACAGTACATCGCGCTCCGGCCCGGGTTGGCGGACGCCGCTGGTGATCATCATCTGCGGATCGCTGATCGGCATGCTGACTTTCGGCCCGCGCTCCACGGTCGGTTTCTTCATGCAGCCCTTCAGCCAGGAATTCGGCTGGGGGCGTGACGTCTTCGCGCTCGCTTTCGCCGTCCAGAACCTGCTCTGGGGTATCGGCCAGCCCTTTGCCGGCGCGGTCGCCGACAAGTTCGGCAGCGTGCGCGTGATTGCCGTCGGCGCTTTTCTCTATGCGCTCGGCCTCATCGTGATGCGCTATTCGTCGACGCCGTTCGAACTCAATATCGGTGCCGGGCTTCTGATCGGCTTCGGGCTGTCAGGCTGTTCGTTCAATCTGGTGCTGGCCGCTTTCGGCAAGCTGCTGCCGCCGGAATGGCGCGGCATCGCGCTGGGCGCGGGCACCGCCGCCGGCTCGTTCGGTCAGTTCATCTTCGCGCCGTTCACGGTGGCGATGATCGACAATACCGGCTGGCAGGCGACGCTGACGACCTTCGGCATCCTGATGCTGTTCGTCATCCCGCTCGCGCTGGTGCTGGCCACGCCGAAGGCGGAATCGAATGCGGCATCACCGGTCCAGGAGCAGTCCTTCAAGGCAGCGCTCACCGAAGCGTTTGGCCATCGCTCCTATGTGCTGCTGGTGATCGGCTTCTTCACCTGCGGCTTCCAACTTGCCTTCATCACCATGCATCTGCCCGCCTATCTCATCGATCGCGGATTGCCAGCGGCGGTGGGCGGCTGGGTCATCGCGATCATCGGCCTGTTCAACATCATCGGCTCGCTGACGGTCGGCTATGTGCAGGGCAAGCTGCCGAAGCGCTATATTCTGTCCTTCATCTATTTCACCCGCGCACTGGCGACGGTGGCCTTCATCATGCTGCCGCTGACGACCACGTCGGCGCTGGTGTTCGGCGCCATCAGCGGTCTCGCCTGGCTTTCCACGGTGCCTCCGACATCGAGCCTGGTGTCGCTGATGTTCGGCACCCGCTGGCTGGCGACGCTGTATGGCTTCGCCTTCTTCAGCCATCAGGTCGGCGGATTCCTGGGCGCCTGGCTCGGCGGCATCGTGTTCGACAAGTTCGGCTCCTACACGCCGATCTGGTGGCTGTCGGTGCTGTTCGGCGTGCTGTCGGCGCTGATCAATCTGCCGATCGTGGAAAGGCCGGTAGACCGCACGGTCGCGCAACCGGCGTGA